The nucleotide sequence CTTTTTTATCGATCATCATTGCACCTAGTACAACTTCCTCTAAATCAACAGCTTGCGGCGGAATTTTCCCGCGTTCTAAATTAATAACATTTCCAGAGTTATATTTTATATTTTTTGGGGCGGTGGCTTTTTCCATAGTACGAATGTAAAAAAATGTTAAAGCAATCTTAACGATTACCTCGTAAGTTAATTAACCGGTAATGAACAATTTACCTGTTAATAACTTATGTTTTTTGTTAATAAGGCCAAAAAAATCCGAAGTAAAACTCCGGATATTTTCTTAACGTCTTTATACTAGGTATGTTAATCTTTAAACACTCCCATATTTGAGTATTTATCCATACGCTTATTTACCAATTCTGCTGATGATAAGTTTTTGAACTCATCGTAAGCAGATAAAATTGAAGCTTTGACCGTTTCAAAAGTTTCTTCACGATTGCTATGTGCACCGCCAAGAGGTTCTTTTATGATGTCATCAATCAACTTTTGTTTTTTCATATCTGTAGCGGTTAGTTTTAAAGCATCTGCCGCAATTTCCTTGTATTCCCAGCTTCTCCATAAGATAGAAGAACATGATTCTGGAGATATTACAGAGTACCATGTATTCTCTAGCATCATTACCTTATCTCCTACTCCAATCCCTAAAGCTCCACCACTAGCACCTTCGCCAATAATAACAACAATGATTGGCACTTTTAAGCGAGTCATTTCTAAAATATTTCTAGCAATAGCCTCACCTTGTCCGCGTTCTTCTGCTTCTAAACCAGGAAATGCTCCAGGAGTATCCACGAATGTCACTACAGGAACTCCAAATTTCTCTGCAGATTTCATCAACCTTAGCGCTTTGCGATATCCTTCCGGATTCGCCATTCCAAAATTTCTATATTGTCTTGTCTTGGTGTTAAAACCTTTTTGTTGACCTACCAACATAAAACTTTGATCTCCAATCTTTCCAAGACCACCAATCATGGCCTTATCATCTTTTACAGTACGATCTCCATGAAGCTCCAAAAAGGTATCTCCACAAATAGCTTTAATATAATCTAAAGTATAAGGTCTGTTAGGGTGTCTTGAAAGTTGTACACGTTGCCATGCTGTAAGATTCTTATAGATTTCTTTTTTGGTAGCTACCAATTTCTTCTCTATCTGTTTACAAGTAGCTGTTACATCTACATTGCTTTCTGAACCTATGTTACAAGCTTTCTTGTATTGTTCTTCTAACTCTTTAATGGGTAATTCAAAATCCAAATATTCCATATGAAGTTATGGTGTTTTTAATTAGCCTACAAATATAACAAACTTTGAAAGGAAGAATTCCTAAGAAGGCTTATTAATTTTTCTTTTTGTTTTAAGATATCCGTTAAGTACTACGGTAGAAAGGATTATTAGGGTGCCGTAGTAGAATTGTGGATGCATTTGCTCCTTATTTCCGAATATTAGAAATGCTAAAATGATGCCATAGACAGGTTCTAAATTTGTAGTTAGCATTACGGTATATGGACTAAGATGCTTCATTACAGCCACAGCAGCTATAAAGGCAAACGCTGTACAAATTGAGGACAGGATGAATAAATAGAGCCAATCTGAAGATTGAAGATTGAAGAATTCTGAATTGAAACCACTTTCACCACCAGTAATCCACGTTTTAATGATTAGGTATATTGAAATAGCTACAGCTCCCGTAAGCAACTCATAGAATGAAATAACCGATGGAGCCGCATGTTTTACAAGCTTTCCGTTCATAAGCGTAAAAACTGCCGATAGAAATGCAGAAATTAAGGCGAGGACAATTCCTAAATAATGCTCGGTTTCTACATTAAATATTATATACAGCCCAAGCATAACTATCAATCCAAAGAACACCTCATACCAAACAAATTTTCTTTTATAGAATATTGGTTCTAAGATAGAAGTAAAGAACGCACCAGTAGATAGTAATGCTAATGTTATTGAAACATTGGCTTCCTTAATAGCACCAAAAAATGTTAACCAATGAAGAGCTATTACTAATCCCGCAATAATTAGAAGTTTTAATTTCTTAGGAGGAAGTTTAAGACTTTTGCGCTTCCATAAGATCCAGATTAGTATAAAGCCACATGCAGATAACATTCTATACCAAACCAGAGGAATAGCATCTAGCGATATTAAAGCGCCTAAAACTGCAGTAAAACCCCAAATTAACACGATAACGTGAAAAAAGAGGTAGCTTTTAAGTTTATCGTTTAGCATTAAAGAGCAAGTAAATAGCTAGAATTCCAAATGTGAAATTTGGAAACCAAACACCTATTAAAGGCGAGAATGTAGATTGTTCTGCAATAGTTCCAAAAACCTTATCAAAAAATATAAATATAAAAGCAAGAGTGATCCCTAAGGCCAAATTTACCCCCATTCCTCCTCTTCTCTTTACAGACGATACTGCTACAGCAATGATCGTTAATATAAAAGCAGATACCGGTAAGCTCCATCTTTTATAGGCTACCACTAAATATCTATTCATATTTGCTGAACCACGACGCTTTTCTTGATCTATAAAATCATTCAGCTCGTTATATGTAAGTGTTTCAGCAATATATTTCACAGGAGTAAGCTGGTCGAACTCAAAGGGCAATACCGTATCCAAAACTCTTTCATGAATAATAACATCTTCTCTTTCACCAATTATTCGCTTATCTAAATTTGTAAGAGTATAAGTACTGTCTACAGTATTGAAGACTAATTTAGAAGCACTTAATTTAAATTTTAGCTTATTGCCTTCAAAATGCTCTAGGGTGAAATTACGTGCAGTATAAGTTTTAGGCTGGAAGTTACTGGCATAAATATATTCAGAATCATTAATCTGCCTATACACATCATTGGTTTCCTGCACTTCAGCTCCTTTTTTCAAATACTGATATTTAAACTCGTTAAAACCCTTACTAGCTTGAGGAGCCAAATACATACTTAAAACAAGTGCACCTACACATACAATGGAAGCTCCTATTAAATAAGGTCTCAAAAATCTCCAATAAGACACTCCACTACTTAAGAAAGCAATGATCTCTGTGTTATTAGCTAATTTTGAAGTAAACCAAATTACAGATAAAAATAGAAATAGTGGAAATAAAAGGTTTGCGAAATAAACAGTAAAATCTAAATAATAAGCAGCCACCTCTATAAATGGAACTTCATTCTCTAAGATCTTATCTATTTTTTCTGCAAGATTAATGGTAATTCCAATAGGAATGAACATTAATAGCATCATGGTAAAAGTACCTAGATAACGTTTTAATATGTACCAGTCTAGTATTTTCAAATTATAAGCGCTTATCCATTTGCTTTACCATCATATTCTTCCAGGTTGTAAAATCACCAGCTAAGATATGCTTTCTTGCCTCACGTGTCAACCAAAGATAGAACCCTAGATTATGAATGGTAGCAATTTGCTTGCCTAATAATTCATTTACACTAAATAAGTGTCTTAAATAAGCTTTAGTATATTCTGTATCTACCCAAGTAATATTCATATCATCTATTGCAGAAAAGTCATCTTCCCATTTCTTATTCTTAATATTGATGGTACCATGGGCTGTGAATAGCATTCCGTTTCTAGCATTTCTGGTAGGCATTACACAATCAAACATATCAATTCCAAGTGCAATATTCTCCAATATGTTTATTGGGGTTCCAACGCCCATTAAATAACGAGGTTTATCTTCAGGAAGGATTTCTGTAACAACTTCTGTCATTGCATACATTTCTTCTGCTGGCTCTCCTACAGACAATCCTCCAATTGCATTTCCTTCTGCCCCTACAGATGCAATATATTCTGCAGATTGCTTTCTAAGATCTTTGTAAGTACTTCCCTGAACTATAGGAAAAAAGGCCTGAGAATAATCGTATAAGTAAGGTGTTTTTTCCAGATGACTTATACATCTATCTAACCATCTATGCGTCATATGCATAGATCTTTTGGCATATCTATAATCGCAAGGATACGGTGTACACTCATCAAAAGCCATAATTATATCTGCTCCAATTGCTCTTTGGATCTCCATAACATTCTCTGGAGTAAAGGTGTGATAAGATCCATCTATATGAGATTTAAACTTAACGCCTTCTTCTTTGATCTTTCTTCTGTCTGAAAGAGAATAAACCTGAAACCCACCACTATCGGTAAGAATATTTCTATCCCAATTCATGAATTTATGCAAGCCACCGGCTTTCTTTAAGATCTCAACCTGTGGCCTTAGATATAAATGATAGGTATTTCCTAAGATTATATCAGGGTTTATTTCTTCTTTTAATTCTCTTTGATGCACTCCTTTTACTGTACCAACGGTTCCCACTGGCATAAAAATAGGAGTTTCTATAACTCCATGATCTGTTGTGATCTTTCCTGCTCTTGCTTTGCTACCTACATCGGTAGTTAAAAGTTCAAAATTCATAGTTTCATTTAAGTAGCTGCAAAGATACTTAACTAATCTACATTTCACAGAACGTAGAATTTAAAAAATGTTAGTTAAATACTTCAAATCGTTGATAACTGCTAATTTCTAACTTTGAGCTTCCTATTTAAAAACATATTTTTGCAACACTTAAAAATAACAACACAACAATGCCGAACACACAACAATTAGAAGATTTTGTTTCTCAGGTTAGAAGAGACATTGTAAGACAGGTACACAAAGTAAATTCTGGGCATCCGGGAGGATCTTTAGGCTGCGCAGAATTCTTTACAGCTCTTTATCAAGAAGTGATGGATTATAGCACAGATTTTAAGATGGATGGAATTGGAGAAGACCTTTTCTTTTTATCTAACGGTCATATTTCTCCAGTGTTTTACAGCGTGCTGGCTAGAAGTGGATTTTTTCCTGTAGAAGAATTAAATACTTTTAGACTTATTAACTCTCGCTTACAAGGACACCCAACTACACATGAAGGGCTTCCAGGTATTAGAATTGCCTCTGGATCTCTTGGCCAAGGAATGAGTGTAGCACTTGGAGCTGCAGAAACTAAAAAATTGAATAATGATGATCACTTAATTTACACACTTCATGGTGATGGTGAATTGCAAGAAGGTCAGAATTGGGAAGCAATTATGTATGCTGCCGGAAACAAGATAGATAATATTATATCTACCATAGATGTTAACGGCCAGCAAATAGATGGAGCAACAGATCAGGTACTACCAATGGGGAACATCAAAGCTAAGTTTGAAGCTTTTGGATGGGAAGTTCTAGAGGTGAAAGAAGGAAATGATATTACAAAGATCAATGAAGGTTTAAAGAAAGCGAAAGAACTAACGGGAAATGGTAAGCCTGTTTGTATCTTGTTACATACAATTATGGGTAACGGTGTAGATTTTATGATGCATACTCATAAATGGCATGGTGTTGCTCCAAATGATGAGCAACTTGCAGAAGCATTATCTCAAAACCCTGAAGCCTTAGGAGATTATTAATAGACTTCAATACTTATCATTAATAGCTATTGATAAGATCTTGAATCTCAGAAAAAGACATTAGAATGAAAAAATATACAAATACAGGAAATAAAGATACACGTTCAGGTTTTGGAGCAGGTTTGGCTGAATTAGGTAGAACTAATGAAAATGTAGTTGCTCTTTGTGCCGATCTTACCGGCTCTTTAAAGATGGACGAATTTAAAGCAGAAAATCCTGAAAGATTTTTCCAAGTTGGAATTGCAGAAGCTAATATGATAGGAATGGCTGCAGGAATGACCATTGGTGGTAAAATACCATTTACGGGAACCTTTGCTAACTTTTCTACCGGTAGAGTTTATGACCAAATTCGCCAAAGTGTTGCTTACTCCGGTAAAAACGTAAAAATTTGTGCATCTCATGCTGGCCTAACTTTAGGTGAAGATGGAGCAACTCACCAGATATTAGAAGATCTAGGATTAATGAAGATGTTACCTGGAATGACCGTTATAAATACGTGTGACTATAATCAGACTAAAGCAGCTACTATGGCTATTGCTGAATTGGATGGCCCGGTATATTTAAGATTTGGAAGACCAAAAGTTGCCAATTTTACTCCAGAAGATCAAAACTTTGAAATAGGAAAAGCTGTACAACTTACCGAAGGAACAGATGTTACTATAATAGCTACAGGTCACCTGGTGTGGGAAGCTTTAGAAGCAGCGCAAGAATTGGAAGCTAAAGGAATTAGTGCAGAGGTAATAAATATTCACACTATTAAACCTTTGGATGAAGAAGCCATTATAAAATCTGCTAAGAAAACCGGATGTGTGGTAACTGCCGAAGAACACAATATACTAGGTGGTCTTGGAGAAAGCGTAGCTCGTACATTATCTTTAAATGCACCTACACCTCAAGAATATGTAGCTACCATGGATACTTTTGGTGAGAGTGGAACTCCGGAGCAATTAATGGAGAAATATGGATTAAATGCTGAAGCAATCGTAAAAGCTACTCAAAAAGTGATCAAAAGAAAGTAATATTCTTCTTTATATATTATTTTAAACCCTTCAACGTCAACGCTTGAAGGGTTTTTCAATTTTGTGTGAAAATAATTGGCACATTTACTGCGTTATACCCATCTCATCTTAAATTAAAACTTATGAAAAAATTATTTTTACTAGCATGCCTTACTTTCGGAGGAGTGGCAATGGCTCAAACTTCTTATGGAATTAAAGGTGGTCTAAATTATGGTGCTACCGGAGATTACGAAAACTTTTCTCAAGTTGCAGGAGATGTTTCTACCGTAGAAAACGGAAAAGAAAGCACAGGATATCATTTAGGTGCTTTTGCAAAGTTTGAATTTCTTGGAATATTTCTTCAACCGGAATTAGTATACACTTCTTTAAAGACAGAATATAAAACATTCGATTATAGAATGAATAAAATAGATGCACCTATACTTTTAGGCTTGAACGTTTTCGGACCAATAAATATTAAAGCAGGACCTTCTTTTCAATATGTATTGAATAATGATCTTGAGAACTCAGATTTCGAAATTTCAGACGTTGATAATGAAATTACTTTAGGATATCAATTGGGTGCCGGATTAGATCTTGGAAGATTAGGCTTTGATGTACGCTATGAAGGGGCATTTAATGAGAACAATGCTTTTGGTAATATGGCTGCAGACAGGAACTTTAAAATTGACTCCAGACCGTCACAATGGATCTTCGGCCTAACCTATACTTTTAATTAAGGCTATATTTTAATAACAAAAAAATCCGCAACCAAGGTTGCGGATTTTTTTGTTATTAATTACTAGTATATTTTATTTTCTAGAAATACGTTTCAGGATCTAGATAATCTGGGATCCCATCGCTATTCTTATCTGTAAAGATTATAGAACCATCTATATTGAATGTTATTTCTTCTTTTGTTGGAGTTCCATCACCATCATCATCTGTATCTGCGTAATTTGGCGCACCATCCTCATCGGTATCATCATTAGTGATAATCTCATCTCCATTTAGATCTTCCATATAACTTGGAATTCCATCATTATCATGATCTGCCTCATTAGCGATAAAGAGGTTCACATTAAATATTATTGGACTATAGGAAGGAATTAGAGGTTGAGTTGAAGCAAAATATCCTAATCCAGAAGGTAAGAAAATAGAACCTATTCCATAATCATTATTAAATACTACAGAATTATCTTCTTTTACCTCGTATCCTGAAGCAGATTTAAATTCAACAATACCCTGAGTAAAACCATCTATTAATTGTGTAAGGTCAAACCAAACAGGAGTAAGCGTATTATCAAATGTAGTTCCTGTTAAAAGTTTCCCGGAGTAAGTAACAAACGTAGAATCTGCAAATTTAGGTTGCATCCCTTCCCCTTCTCTCACCTTCAAAACATATAGATTGTAATCTACTTCATCTCTGGTAATAGTTTTGGTAGATAAAAGATCAGATTCAAAAATGGAGATCTTTTCAGCATTAGATCCAGCAATTGTATCAAATCGAACTGTATAATCAAAGTCTGCTGCAGGAGACTCAAATTCTTCATAATTATAGAAATGTGTCTTTAAATAAGAAACTAGCGCTTCATCATCTTCAATAGCTTGTTCTCCACGATCTCTTGGAGGTGTAATGGAGGTTTCATCATCATCTTTGTTGCAACTTATAAACATTGTGCTAGCTAGCACGGTAATAAAAAACAATTTGTTCAATTTCATCATTAGCTCAATTTAAGGCGGCAAGATACAATAATCTTGTATTTTTGCTTAAGATTTACACAGTTTTAAGAACCAAATATGAGAGTTGATAAATATTTATGGTGTGTGCGGTATTTCAAAACAAGAAGTCTTGCCACCCAAGCTTGCAGACAAGGGAAAGTAAAGATCTTAGGAGATAATGTAAAAGCTTCTAGAGAGGTATATCCTACTGATAAGATTCAGGTTAGAAAAAATCAGATCGATTATCAAATAGAAGTATTAGACATTCCCACCAGTAGAGTTGGAGCTAAGATTGCAAATCTTTATGTTAATGATATTACTCCTAAAGAAGAATTCGAAAAATTAGAGCTTTTAAAGTATTCTAAAGACTATTATAGAAAAAGAGGAACCGGTAGACCTACCAAAAAAGATCGTAGAGATATAGATGATTGGTTTGAAGATCCAGATGAAGAAACCAAAGAAGCGAAAGAATGAGATTAGACAAAGAATATTGGAGTTCTAGATATCAAAATTATACTACAGGCTGGGATCTAGGAAAAGTTTCTCCACCTCTAAAAGCATACATAGATCAACTAGAAAATAAGAATTTAAAGATCCTTATTCCTGGTGGTGGCAATTCTTATGAAGCAGAATATTTACATCTTCAAGGTTTTAAGAATGTCTATGTAATAGATCTAGCTTTAGAACCTTTGCACAATTTGCTTCAACGAAATCCAACATTCCCAAAGTCACATCTTATTCAAGGTGATTTTTTTGAGCTTCAGAACAATTTTGGCCTAATACTCGAACAAACTTTCTTCTGCGCGCTACCACCCAATAGGAGAGGAGATTATGCAATTAAAATGGCTGAGTTATTAGAGTCGCAAGGAAAATTGTGTGGGCTTTTATTTGACACAGAATTTGAAAAGGAAGGTCCTCCTTTTGGAGGTAGTAAACTAGAATATTTAACTTATTTTAGTCCGTTCTTTAAAATTAAGATCTTAGCCTCTAGCTATAATTCTATAGCTCCGAGAAAAGGAAAAGAATTGTTCTTTATATTCATAAAAAATTAATCATATGCCGGCATCTACCATCATTTTGAACAACGAACAAATAAAGCATAAGATAAAGCGCATTGCGTATCAGATCTATGAAAGTAATGTAGATGAATCTCATTTAATATTGGCAGGAATCTCTAAGAGCGGATATCAGTTTACACAACGCTTAAAGACGGTGCTAGAAGAAATCTCAGATATTACGATAGAGTTATGTGAGGTTAGAATAGACAAGAAAAATCCTTTAAATGCCATAGAAACCTCCCTCCCTCCATCTTCTTACAAAGATAAATCTGTGGTATTGATAGATGATGTTCTAAACTCTGGAGCTACCTTGATCTACGGTGTTAAACACTTTTTGGAAGTTCCCTTAAAACAGTTTAAAACCGTAGTGCTTGTAGATAGAAGTCACAAAAAATTTCCTGTGAAAGCAGATTTTAAAGGAATTTCTTTATCAACTTCTATGAATGAGACTGTACAGGTACATTTCTCCAAAGGCAAAGACAAGGTGGAGCTACTTTAACTTCTGAATAATTTCATATCCAATTTCATCTGCTTTTCTATTTTCCACATTTACCACAATATCTGCTTGGTTGTAATAATAGCTGCGTTCAAAGAGATGTTTTCGTATAAAATCTTCGAGAAGATCCTTAGTTGCTAAATGACTAATAACTGGTCTAGTTTCCTTTTCCTGAAATAACCTATTAGTTAAAAAGTCTACAGATGCTTTAAGATAAACAAGATTAGCTTCAGTATGGCTTTTAATGAGATCCATATTTATACCATAACAAGGAGTTCCTCCTCCTAGTGCAACTATCATATCTATAGGTTCTTCTAAAACATCTTCCAGCACCTTAGTTTCTAATTTTCTAAAATATAGCTCCCCTTTGGTAGCAAAGATCTCAGAAACTGTTAGTTCTTCTATTAACGTTATTTGATCATCCAGATCTACAAGTGGTAATCTCATTTTTTGAGAAATATAGTCTGCAATTAGAGATTTACCCGATCCCATGTAACCTGAGAGAAAAATTTTCATACTGATTTTGAGGTGTTTAGAATTTTTTTAAAAACATTTGCAAATTTATATCAATTTCCTCTTGAAAAATAAATAAATCATAGTATATTTGCACCCGCAATCGCAAAATAATGTGAAGCAAGATTTGGTAGCTCAGTTGGTAGAGCATCTCCCTTTTAAGGAGAGGGTCCTGGGTTCGAGCCCCAGCCAGATCACTAAGAATTAGAGGTTATCCTCAACGCTCATTAACATTTTAGATTTGGTAGCTCAGTTGGTAGAGCATCTCCCTTTTAAGGAGAGGGTCCTGGGTTCGAGCCCCAGCCAGATCACTATTTTTACGTTCCATACTTTAAGAACTTTTAAAGTATTTATTTTGAAATTAAATTGCCCTTTAGAAAATCTTTTTCTAATAGCGCATTTGCCCGGGTGCTGGAATTGGTAGACAGGCATGGTTGAGGGCCATGTGTTCATTAGGGCGTGCGGGTTCAAGTCCCGCTCCGGGTACAAATAAACTTCACTCCACATTTATTTCATATCTTTCTTTCGCTTTTACTTTATCGTATTTGTAATACTCTATTTTTAACATGTTCAACTATTAGATCTATTGCACTTCGAATGCTATAAACTTCACAAAGTATCTCTATATTTTCTATTAACATTTAATACTATCCTTTTTAAAAGTTTTGATAGGATCAAAATCTCACAGCTATCTCCTTTACCATATTAGTTATAACTCTACGAAGCGAATTAGCGTTTACTACTTCCGTAAATTCAGCTTAAAAATGCAAACCCAGAATTAAGTAATTCCGTATATAGGTATTCAGAAGAAGTATTCCCTACATCAATTTTGTTTAACTTTATATCTACAAGATTAAACATTTAACATTTTGATATAAAAGTGAAACTACAAATTTGTTTAGATTTGTTTATCTATTAACACCTATGGAAAACGTTAAACAGAATTTCAGCATAAAAGATCTAGAGCATTTAAGTGGAATAAAAGCGCACACTATCCGAATCTGGGAAAAACGCTACAATATCTTATCACCAGAGCGCACAGATACTAACATAAGAACCTACGATCTAGAAAATTTACAGAAGATACTCAATGTAACTTTCTTAAATGAACATGGCTATAAGATATCTAGAATAGCGAAACTTACCGATGTTGAGATCTCTACAATGGTTAAAAATGTAGCGGCTAGCGCGAGTGTTAAGAATCGAGCAATTAATTCGTTTAAAATAGCTATGATCAATTTTGATCAGGTGTTGTTTAATAAAACCTATAATATGCTTATTGAGAAGAAGGAATTTAGAGAGATCTTTTTGGAGATCTTTATTCCTCTTTTAGATGAAATAGGTCTATTATGGCAAACAGATACTATAAATCCCGTTCATGAACATTTTCTTGTTAATTTAATTAAGCAGAAATTATATTTAAACATTTCTAAGTATGGAGATGCCACCAATGAAAATGAGGATGATCTATATGTGCTCTTCTTACCAGAAAATGAAATTCATGATCTTGGTATCCTCTACCTAAATTTTGAATTGAATTTTCATGGAAAAAGAACGATCTACCTTGGCCCTAGTATGCCTTTAAAAGATATGAAGTACTTATTGGAAATTCATAAAGATTTAAAGTTTATGAGTTATCTTACAATCGCACCGCTGGAAATGGATAGTTTCTTGGAAGAATTTCAAAGAGAACTATGCACAGAAAAAACCTTAGACATTAGCTTATTTGGAGCAAAAATACAGAATTTAGATCCTAACAATTATCCGGAAAATATCAGAATATATAAGTCTATTACAGAATTTGCAAATCAATTAGATTAATGATGAAGAACAAAGTAAGCGTTATTGGATCTGGGTTTGCATCTTTATCTGCTGCATGTTACTTAGCGCGCGATGGGTATGTTGTTACTATTTACGAAAAAAATGATAGTATTGGAGGTAGAGCAAGACAATTTAAAAAAGACGGATTTACCTTTGATATGGGACCTTCTTGGTATTGGATGCCAGATGTATTTGAGCAGTTTTTCAAAGACTTCAATAAAAAACCTTCAGATTACTATCATTTAGATAAATTGAATCCGGCTTATACCGTTTTCTTCGGAAATGATAAAAGCATTCACATTGAAGATACTTTAGAGAAGATCTACGCTGCCTTTGAAGCGGAGGAAAAAGGAAGTTCAAAAAAGTTACAAAAGTTTATTTCCAATGCTCAGAACAATTATGAGATAGCTATTAAAGATCTTGTATATAGACCGGGTGTATCACCATTAGAATTAGTTACTCCCGAGACTATAAAAAGGGTCGGACAATTTTTTAGCACCATCTCAAAAGATGTTCGCAAAGAATTTAAAAATAAAAAACTTATTCAAATTTTAGAATTCCCTGTGCTTTTCTTAGGCGCAAAACCCAGCGATACTCCTTCTTTTTATAGTTTTATGAACTATGCAGATTTTGGACTTGGTACTTGGCATCCAAAAGGTGGAATGTTCATGGTAATTAAAGCTATGGAAGCTTTAGCGCTAAGTCTGGGAGTAAAAATCAACACAAATTGTAGTATAGATAAGATTAATACAACAGATAAAAAAATAACTTCTATTCTTGTGAATGGGGAAATTATTCCAACCAGTTTAGTAGTGACCGGTGCAGATTATCATCATAGCGAAACTTTACTGGATGCGAAAAACAGACAATATTCTGAAAGTTATTGGGATAAGAAGACCTTTGCTCCATCTTCACTTCTTTTCTATGTAGGTTTTGATAAGAAATTGAAAAACGTAAATCATCATAACTTATTCTTTGATGTAGATTTTGATGCGCACGCAAAGGATATTTACGATAAACCAAAATGGCCAGAA is from Gillisia sp. Hel1_33_143 and encodes:
- a CDS encoding FKBP-type peptidyl-prolyl cis-trans isomerase; this translates as MMKLNKLFFITVLASTMFISCNKDDDETSITPPRDRGEQAIEDDEALVSYLKTHFYNYEEFESPAADFDYTVRFDTIAGSNAEKISIFESDLLSTKTITRDEVDYNLYVLKVREGEGMQPKFADSTFVTYSGKLLTGTTFDNTLTPVWFDLTQLIDGFTQGIVEFKSASGYEVKEDNSVVFNNDYGIGSIFLPSGLGYFASTQPLIPSYSPIIFNVNLFIANEADHDNDGIPSYMEDLNGDEIITNDDTDEDGAPNYADTDDDGDGTPTKEEITFNIDGSIIFTDKNSDGIPDYLDPETYF
- the tgt gene encoding tRNA guanosine(34) transglycosylase Tgt, whose product is MNFELLTTDVGSKARAGKITTDHGVIETPIFMPVGTVGTVKGVHQRELKEEINPDIILGNTYHLYLRPQVEILKKAGGLHKFMNWDRNILTDSGGFQVYSLSDRRKIKEEGVKFKSHIDGSYHTFTPENVMEIQRAIGADIIMAFDECTPYPCDYRYAKRSMHMTHRWLDRCISHLEKTPYLYDYSQAFFPIVQGSTYKDLRKQSAEYIASVGAEGNAIGGLSVGEPAEEMYAMTEVVTEILPEDKPRYLMGVGTPINILENIALGIDMFDCVMPTRNARNGMLFTAHGTINIKNKKWEDDFSAIDDMNITWVDTEYTKAYLRHLFSVNELLGKQIATIHNLGFYLWLTREARKHILAGDFTTWKNMMVKQMDKRL
- a CDS encoding PorT family protein, which encodes MKKLFLLACLTFGGVAMAQTSYGIKGGLNYGATGDYENFSQVAGDVSTVENGKESTGYHLGAFAKFEFLGIFLQPELVYTSLKTEYKTFDYRMNKIDAPILLGLNVFGPINIKAGPSFQYVLNNDLENSDFEISDVDNEITLGYQLGAGLDLGRLGFDVRYEGAFNENNAFGNMAADRNFKIDSRPSQWIFGLTYTFN
- a CDS encoding transketolase, with protein sequence MPNTQQLEDFVSQVRRDIVRQVHKVNSGHPGGSLGCAEFFTALYQEVMDYSTDFKMDGIGEDLFFLSNGHISPVFYSVLARSGFFPVEELNTFRLINSRLQGHPTTHEGLPGIRIASGSLGQGMSVALGAAETKKLNNDDHLIYTLHGDGELQEGQNWEAIMYAAGNKIDNIISTIDVNGQQIDGATDQVLPMGNIKAKFEAFGWEVLEVKEGNDITKINEGLKKAKELTGNGKPVCILLHTIMGNGVDFMMHTHKWHGVAPNDEQLAEALSQNPEALGDY
- a CDS encoding LptF/LptG family permease; the protein is MKILDWYILKRYLGTFTMMLLMFIPIGITINLAEKIDKILENEVPFIEVAAYYLDFTVYFANLLFPLFLFLSVIWFTSKLANNTEIIAFLSSGVSYWRFLRPYLIGASIVCVGALVLSMYLAPQASKGFNEFKYQYLKKGAEVQETNDVYRQINDSEYIYASNFQPKTYTARNFTLEHFEGNKLKFKLSASKLVFNTVDSTYTLTNLDKRIIGEREDVIIHERVLDTVLPFEFDQLTPVKYIAETLTYNELNDFIDQEKRRGSANMNRYLVVAYKRWSLPVSAFILTIIAVAVSSVKRRGGMGVNLALGITLAFIFIFFDKVFGTIAEQSTFSPLIGVWFPNFTFGILAIYLLFNAKR
- a CDS encoding acetyl-CoA carboxylase carboxyltransferase subunit alpha — protein: MEYLDFELPIKELEEQYKKACNIGSESNVDVTATCKQIEKKLVATKKEIYKNLTAWQRVQLSRHPNRPYTLDYIKAICGDTFLELHGDRTVKDDKAMIGGLGKIGDQSFMLVGQQKGFNTKTRQYRNFGMANPEGYRKALRLMKSAEKFGVPVVTFVDTPGAFPGLEAEERGQGEAIARNILEMTRLKVPIIVVIIGEGASGGALGIGVGDKVMMLENTWYSVISPESCSSILWRSWEYKEIAADALKLTATDMKKQKLIDDIIKEPLGGAHSNREETFETVKASILSAYDEFKNLSSAELVNKRMDKYSNMGVFKD
- a CDS encoding transketolase family protein, with product MKKYTNTGNKDTRSGFGAGLAELGRTNENVVALCADLTGSLKMDEFKAENPERFFQVGIAEANMIGMAAGMTIGGKIPFTGTFANFSTGRVYDQIRQSVAYSGKNVKICASHAGLTLGEDGATHQILEDLGLMKMLPGMTVINTCDYNQTKAATMAIAELDGPVYLRFGRPKVANFTPEDQNFEIGKAVQLTEGTDVTIIATGHLVWEALEAAQELEAKGISAEVINIHTIKPLDEEAIIKSAKKTGCVVTAEEHNILGGLGESVARTLSLNAPTPQEYVATMDTFGESGTPEQLMEKYGLNAEAIVKATQKVIKRK
- a CDS encoding DMT family transporter; its protein translation is MLNDKLKSYLFFHVIVLIWGFTAVLGALISLDAIPLVWYRMLSACGFILIWILWKRKSLKLPPKKLKLLIIAGLVIALHWLTFFGAIKEANVSITLALLSTGAFFTSILEPIFYKRKFVWYEVFFGLIVMLGLYIIFNVETEHYLGIVLALISAFLSAVFTLMNGKLVKHAAPSVISFYELLTGAVAISIYLIIKTWITGGESGFNSEFFNLQSSDWLYLFILSSICTAFAFIAAVAVMKHLSPYTVMLTTNLEPVYGIILAFLIFGNKEQMHPQFYYGTLIILSTVVLNGYLKTKRKINKPS